In the Chroococcidiopsis sp. SAG 2025 genome, one interval contains:
- a CDS encoding TRC40/GET3/ArsA family transport-energizing ATPase, with protein sequence MRLILMTGKGGVGKTSVAAATGLRCAELGYRTLVLSTDPAHSLADSFDLELGHEPRLVRQNLWGAELDALLELEGNWGAVKRYITQVLQARGLDGVQAEELAILPGMDEIFGLVRMKRHYDEGEYDVLIIDSAPTGTALRLLSLPEVSGWYMRRFYKPLQKMSVALRPLVEPLFKPIAGFSLPDKEVMDAPYEFYEQIEALEKVLTDNTKTSVRLVTNPEKMVIKESLRAHAYLSLYNVSTDLVVANRIIPEQVTDPFFQKWKENQQQYRQEIHENFRPLPVKEVPLYSEEMCGLAALERLKETLYQEEDPAQVYYKETTLKVVQEHNQYSLELYLPGIPKDKIQLSKTGDELNITIGNHRRNLVLPQALAALQPSGAKMDEDYLKIRFADIAKV encoded by the coding sequence ATGCGTCTAATTCTCATGACTGGTAAAGGAGGAGTTGGGAAAACCTCTGTGGCGGCGGCTACTGGACTGCGCTGCGCCGAACTCGGCTATCGCACGCTGGTTCTCAGCACTGACCCCGCACACTCCCTAGCAGATAGCTTTGACTTAGAATTAGGACACGAACCTCGCCTAGTGCGCCAAAATCTCTGGGGTGCAGAATTAGACGCGCTGCTCGAATTAGAAGGAAACTGGGGTGCAGTCAAACGCTATATTACTCAAGTCCTACAAGCACGGGGATTAGATGGAGTCCAAGCTGAAGAATTAGCTATTCTACCAGGCATGGATGAAATTTTCGGTCTAGTGCGGATGAAGCGCCACTACGACGAAGGCGAATACGATGTCTTAATTATCGATTCTGCGCCTACGGGTACGGCTTTAAGGTTGCTTAGCTTACCTGAAGTCAGTGGATGGTATATGCGCCGCTTTTACAAGCCACTGCAAAAAATGTCTGTAGCGCTTAGACCTTTGGTAGAGCCTTTATTTAAACCTATTGCAGGTTTTTCGCTTCCAGATAAAGAAGTGATGGACGCTCCCTATGAATTTTACGAGCAAATTGAGGCATTGGAAAAAGTTTTAACTGACAACACGAAAACTTCCGTGCGCCTAGTCACTAATCCTGAAAAAATGGTGATTAAAGAGTCTCTCCGCGCTCATGCCTATCTCAGTTTATATAATGTTTCCACAGATTTAGTTGTTGCTAATCGGATCATCCCAGAACAAGTGACCGATCCTTTCTTCCAAAAATGGAAAGAAAATCAACAGCAATATCGTCAGGAAATTCACGAAAACTTTCGTCCTTTACCCGTCAAGGAAGTGCCGCTTTATTCTGAAGAAATGTGCGGTCTAGCAGCTTTGGAAAGATTGAAAGAAACATTATATCAAGAAGAAGATCCTGCCCAAGTTTATTACAAAGAAACTACGCTCAAAGTCGTACAAGAACACAATCAATACAGTCTAGAACTGTATCTACCTGGCATTCCCAAAGATAAAATTCAGTTGAGTAAAACAGGGGATGAATTGAACATTACCATCGGCAACCATCGCCGTAATTTAGTTTTACCTCAAGCTTTAGCTGCATTACAACCATCTGGAGCAAAGATGGATGAAGATTATCTCAAAATTCGTTTTGCTGATATTGCTAAGGTTTAA
- the dnaN gene encoding DNA polymerase III subunit beta — translation MKLVCTQNDLSTNLSLVSRAVPSRPTHPVLANVLLQADADRQQVSLTAFDLELGIRTTFAATVTVSGAITLPAKLLNDIVARLPEGEITLEEEEGEVPFIAAIASQHGRYQIRGMGVEEFPELPVLEKGEFVHLQAEALIEGLKGSLFATSADESKQILKGLHLTVQQDTLEFAATDGHRLAVVQTANDTSDGEESRQLEVTVPAKAFRELERMLGKLQASEPIALNCDRGQIVFEWSEQRLTCRTLEGQYPAYRQLIPRQFERQIAIDRKQLLGALERIAIIADQKNNIVKFHIDTDKQELALSVDAQDVGSGKEFLPAEISGGGNLDIAFNIAYLMDGVKALPSGEIEMHLNTAVTPVVLTPIGGLQMTYLIMPVQIRN, via the coding sequence ATGAAACTCGTCTGTACTCAAAACGACCTTAGTACAAACCTTTCTCTTGTCAGTCGCGCCGTCCCCTCGCGTCCGACTCATCCGGTTTTGGCTAACGTATTGCTGCAAGCCGACGCAGATAGGCAGCAGGTAAGCTTGACAGCTTTCGATCTCGAACTGGGAATTCGCACCACGTTTGCTGCTACAGTGACGGTAAGCGGTGCGATAACTTTGCCTGCTAAGTTGTTAAATGACATTGTGGCAAGACTTCCAGAAGGAGAAATTACGCTGGAAGAAGAGGAAGGAGAAGTCCCATTTATTGCCGCGATCGCCTCTCAGCATGGACGCTACCAAATTCGCGGTATGGGGGTGGAAGAATTTCCTGAATTACCCGTGTTAGAAAAGGGTGAATTCGTGCATTTGCAAGCAGAGGCTTTGATTGAGGGTTTAAAAGGCTCGCTATTTGCGACAAGTGCTGACGAAAGCAAGCAAATTTTGAAAGGATTGCATTTGACAGTCCAGCAGGACACGCTAGAATTTGCAGCAACGGACGGTCATCGCTTAGCAGTCGTGCAAACTGCAAATGACACTTCAGATGGAGAAGAGTCAAGACAGCTTGAAGTTACCGTACCTGCTAAAGCGTTTCGAGAATTGGAACGGATGCTGGGTAAGCTACAAGCCAGCGAACCAATTGCCTTAAATTGCGATCGCGGTCAAATTGTGTTTGAATGGTCGGAGCAACGGTTGACGTGTCGCACCCTAGAAGGTCAGTATCCTGCCTATCGTCAGTTAATTCCACGTCAATTCGAGCGCCAAATTGCGATCGATCGGAAACAATTACTGGGTGCATTAGAACGAATTGCGATTATTGCCGACCAGAAAAATAATATTGTCAAGTTTCATATTGATACCGACAAACAAGAATTAGCCTTATCAGTTGATGCGCAAGATGTAGGTAGCGGGAAAGAATTTCTACCTGCTGAAATTTCTGGTGGGGGCAATCTTGATATCGCTTTTAATATTGCTTATTTGATGGATGGAGTCAAAGCATTACCTTCAGGGGAAATTGAAATGCACCTGAATACGGCAGTGACTCCAGTGGTTTTGACTCCGATTGGTGGGTTGCAGATGACTTATTTGATTATGCCGGTACAGATTAGAAATTAA